Proteins from a genomic interval of Nematostella vectensis chromosome 5, jaNemVect1.1, whole genome shotgun sequence:
- the LOC116617948 gene encoding uncharacterized protein LOC116617948 produces the protein MFAPLDISSLADENLYVPPGFLVTDEKAYKALRSIKSNKSPGPDQVPSRVWKEFAFELAPIVSDLYNSSLREGRVPEILKTSLVIPTPKVTPPKTVEDDLRPITLTSPLAKILEGFTLEHLMNQVAENLDIKQFSMPGRSTTHALVYMLHIILAALDKGVMYGPLYYRCLESDKSKALKSNRGNFDAYMTLSRSSTAELEWWEKNNVLDNKNVISHGAPSHTLTTDASNLGWGAVFENDSTGGTWSVKDQKHHINNLELLAVFLGLKTYCKDLRDAHVRAMIDNTTAIAVLNYMGTSHSPELNLLGKTIWEWCITRGIWLSSAHIPGIANCLADRESRTKIRQTEWMLNTDLVSFALSELEFSPSIDLFASRLNKQFTRYVSFKPDPGALAVDTFTLTLSSLNAESPTGPRNGNLCRPRLADTGLVPESQDHVSQATDHPRPTEEHAVIAGSPSRDTPAAQVPSPAGLPLIRQTLEGNDLGKETIDIIMASWRTGTCKQYNVYLQRWLAFCKDNAISLERATVQDGLTFLTRLYHEGLGYSAINTARSALSTVITTSNGTFGEHPLVTRFLKVKLDTQYVQIMDKKIVFTIRETLKTSRPGKHIQPIELHAYEADNRLCPVTLINSYVQRTQTLRGQHTALLISHAKPHNPVTNATVARWVKSTLQDSGIDTNVFSAHSSRTAAASCSASAGLPLQDILKAGAWSTELTFARFYNKPVEPLNIGNELLQQFNMNN, from the exons ATGTTTGCCCCACTCGATATCAGTAGTCTGGCGGATGAAAACCTCTATGTCCCCCCTGGGTTCCTTGTCACTGATGAGAAGGCGTATAAAGCTCTGCGCTCAATCAAATCAAACAAGTCCCCTGGCCCAGATCAAGTGCCGTCGCGAGTTTGGAAAGAGTTTGCATTTGAACTAGCTCCGATTGTGAGTGATTTGTACAACAGCTCTCTCAGAGAAGGGCGTGTTCCAGAGATCTTGAAGACATCCCTGGTCATTCCTACACCCAAGGTCACCCCACCCAAGACAGTTGAGGATGATCTCAGACCAATTACTCTTACGTCACCGTTGGCCAAAATTCTAGAGGGCTTCACTCTCGAACACCTGATGAATCAAGTTGCAGAGAACCTGGACATTAAGCAGTTTTCGATGCCAGGCAGATCAACAACACATGCCTTAGTTTATATGCTCCATATTATACTAGCTGCCTTAGACAAAG GAGTTATGTATGGCCCACTATATTATCGATGCCTTGAGAGTGATAAATCTAAGGCGCTAAAATCCAACCGAGGTAACTTTGATGCGTACATGACATTGTCACGAAGTTCAACCGCAGAGCTTGAATGgtgggaaaaaaataatgtccTTGACAACAAAAATGTCATATCCCACGGGGCCCCGTCGCATACCCTCACGACCGATGCGTCGAATCTAGGCTGGGGCGCGGTATTTGAGAATGATAGCACAGGGGGTACCTGGTCCGTAAAGGATCAAAAACACCATATTAACAATCTCGAGCTGTTAGCGGTATTTTTAGGGTTAAAGACATACTGTAAGGATCTTCGTGATGCGCACGTTAGAGCTATGATTGATAACACAACGGCCATCGCAGTTCTAAACTACATGGGAACGAGCCACTCTCCAGAACTTAACCTACTGGGGAAGACTATTTGGGAGTGGTGTATAACTAGAGGCATATGGCTTAGCTCAGCCCATATCCCCGGGATCGCTAACTGCCTCGCAGACCGGGAATCTAGAACCAAAATACGACAAACAGAGTGGATGCTCAATACAGATCTAGTGTCATTTGCACTTTCTGAGCTGGAATTCAGCCCTAGCATTGATCTATTTGCCAGTAGGCTTAATAAACAATTCACTCGTTATGTGTCGTTCAAACCCGACCCGGGAGCGTTAGCAGTAGACACGTTTACACTGACGCTATCATCATTGAATGCAGAAAGTCCAACAGGACCACGCAACGGGAATCTGTGTCGTCCCCGTCTGGCCGACACAGGCTTGGTACCCGAAAGTCAAGACCATGTGTCTCAAGCAACCGATCACCCTCGGCCTACAGAGGAACATGCTGTCATTGCCGGGTCACCCTCACGAGATACACCCGCTGCACAAGTCCCTTCGCCTGCTGGTCTGCCTCTTATCCGGCAAACCCTAGAAGGTAACGATCTAGGAAAGGAGACTATCGATATTATTATGGCGTCCTGGAGGACGGGCACGTGTAAACAATACAATGTGTATTTACAGCGTTGGTTGGCATTTTGCAAAGATAACGCAATCTCATTGGAACGCGCAACAGTGCAAGATGGGCTAACTTTCCTCACACGGCTATACCATGAGGGTCTGGGCTATAGTGCTATTAACACAGCCCGGTCCGCATTATCTACAGTCATAACCACTAGCAACGGCACCTTCGGTGAACACCCCCTAGTGACACGTTTCCTGAAAG TTAAACTTGACACTCAATACGTGCAAATCATGGATAAAAAGATCGTGTTCACAATTAGGGAGACTCTAAAAACTTCAAGACCAGGAAAGCACATACAACCAATAGAGCTTCACGCTTATGAGGCCGATAATAGATTATGCCCTGTTACACTTATAAATAGCTACGTTCAGCGTACGCAAACATTACGAGGTCAACACACGGCCCTACTGATTAGTCACGCAAAGCCGCACAACCCTGTCACGAATGCCACTGTCGCCAGATGGGTTAAATCTACACTACAAGACAGTGGGATTGACACGAACGTATTTTCTGCGCACAGTAGCAGAACTGCAGCCGCATCTTGTAGCGCTAGTGCAGGGTTACCCTTGCAAGATATTCTGAAAGCAGGGGCCTGGTCAACAGAATTGACATTCGCTAGATTTTACAATAAGCCTGTTGAACCCCTTAACATTGGGAACGAACTTCTACAACAGTTTAATATGAACAATTAA